Within Garra rufa chromosome 9, GarRuf1.0, whole genome shotgun sequence, the genomic segment TGCAGGGGTAAGACAAACACATGCACTTACTCTTTACATGTGCTCTATGTGTGTGTTCCTATGTGAGCTTGCTTGCTTTACATGTGCTTTCTTTTCTAACTTTTGTTTTCACCGCACTTTTCGTCCCCGCCGCTCTTTCTCTTTCTAGTTGACTGCACTTTTGCCAGCACAGCAGCAGCTGCTCTTACAGCAGGCGCAGCTCCTCGCTGCAGCTGTGCAGCAGTCGCATGCGGCCCACGCGGCCAATCAACAGCAAGCCCAGCAGCAGGCCAGTCAGCAGGCAGCTCAGCAGCAGTCGCAGGGCCAATCGCAGAGCACACAGGAACAAACCGCCGCCCCTGTCCCGCCTCCTCCTCACCAGCTTCCTCTTTCTCAGCCAATCCAGCTCACTGCGCAGGTACAGCCAATCAGTGTTGAGCAGCACACCTGAAAAGAGGTGATATTAGGGATATATTCACTAAACAGCCAATTTTAAGACTCAAAGGTCTGCGCCTTATTTGCTTATTCTTGGTGATTTCCCTCCTCAGGcttttaaagagttagttcacacaaaaatacaaattctgtctttaattactcaccctcatgttgttccaaacctgtaaaaccttctttcatcttcggagcacaaattaagatatttttgattaaattcgacagctttctgactctgcatagacagcaacgcaactgacatgttcaaggcccagaaaggtagtaagaacattgttaaaaatagtccatgtggcaattttacaaagctatgagaatactttttgtgcgcaaagaaaacaactttattcaactattctTCTCCAATTCTTCTCACGACGCATTGCGTACCAAACGATGTGTTGTTTACATGCAGAGGTACCCTTAAAAATGGCGGAAGATGTGATTTGGaggagaattgttgaataaagtcattattttagctttctttgcacacaaaaagtattctcatagcttcataacattacggttgaagcactgatgtcacatggactatttcaactAAGTTCTTACCTTTCTGGGCTGTTTAAACattttagttgtgttgctgtctatgcaggatcagaaagctctcggatttcatcaaaaatatcttaatttgtgttctgaagatgaacgaaggtcttacgggtttggaatgacatgagggtgagtaattaatgacaggattataatttttgggtgaactatacctttaacagCAAAGCTAATATTCTTCCAGAATCAGTGTTTTTGCTCTTTCAGTCATTCACCAGAGTGAAACTGTCACATCCTTTCAGCATCTGTTTCTTTTCTCTCTTTCAGGACATTCAGCAGTTGTTGCAGCTGCAGCAGTTAGTCCTCGTTCCAGGACACACTCTGCCTTCACCCGCACAGTTTCTTTTACCACAAACACAGCAAGGGCAGCAAGGTAGCGTAATTACTATTAGTATTAGTGATGGGAAGATCGGATCATTTTATTCTctcatttaagtcattttgttcattttagtggcgttaaatgttatatgtgaccctggaccacaaaaccagtcttaagtagcatgggtagatttgtagcaatagacaaaaatacaccgtatgggtccaaattatcggttttttttaatgccaaaaatcgaatattaagatattaagatcatgttccattaagatatttagtaaatttcctactgtaaatatatcaaaacttaatttttgattagtaatatgcattgataagaacttcatttggcgattttctcaatgtttagattttttttgcatcagattctagattttatATCTCATATAtctatggaaagcttattaactcagatttcagatgatgtataaatcaaaatTTTTAAATCTCAACTCTCAAATCTCAATAAATTGatcacttaggtctatttttattaccacaaaataattcattataattatccaattactcgattaatcatcagaataatcaacCGATTACACGATTgacaaaataatcgttagtgacaacCCTAGATAATTGTCTGATTTGATGTAATTGTGATAGATATAATCATATTGGTTGTATATGTTTCAGGGCTGCTATCAACGCCAAATCTTATTCCACTACCTCAGCAAAACCAAGGAAGCCTGCTGGCCGCTCCACCCAGACTAAGTCTGCAAGCACAGGTACAACGGCTGATGAAAGACCACATATTAGTGAGTTTTCTGTTTCCAAACAGGGGTATACATATGTCAAAGGTTACTTAAACAGATTTCAAGGGGTACTTAAAGATATTTCTATGTTAAATGCAGAAAatgctaaatataaaaaaacatacaaCAGAATAAAATAACTGATTAATTATCTGTAAGAACTGTGATGATTGCGATTATTCATTTCAGTTCCCTTTTTAAAAAGGGAAACACAATAATGTATTTGAACACTGTAATTTTGTGTGGATGACAGATGTGgtaatacactaccgttcaaaagattGAGGTAgaaaaattatttgaaaaatgtGATAGTTTTATTCAGCGAGTGACTGTTTAACTGATTTTAGTTCTAAacgaatgctgttcttttgaacttttttgtcttcaaagaatcatgaaaaactGTTCACGATTTCAAAATATTAAGCACAAGTATTAATAGGTATTAGtattaactgttttcaacattgatcataATAATAGGAGTGTTtcctaagcagcaaatcagcattttagaattatttctgtaggaaatgtgactgaagactggagtaatgatactgaaaattcagctttcacatTTCGCCATCACATaagtaaattaacattttaaaagacatttgaacttttaaaagccagaaaaaaagttttaaattgtaataatatgtcacaatatcACTGTGTTTGCTGTattatggatcaaataaatgcagccttattgAGCATAAAAGAAATTTTGAACGTTAGTGTATGTCTTTGCTGTTCTCCTCCCATTATATTTACATCTGACACTCATGTTCGGGTCTTGTGTGTCTGGTTCGTGGCAGAGAGAGAAGGTTGCAGAGAGCAGCGTGAACACAGTGACTTCTGTGACCCCTCATCCTGAGGAGCCCAGTGATTTGGAGGAACTGGAGCAATTTGCCCGCACATTCAAACAGAGAAGAATCAAACTGGGCTTCACACAGGTACATActcaaacacacatgcacactcaaAAGAATTGACTTTCCCTGTATAATAACATTTGGTCTCTGTTTCCCTCTACAGGGTGATGTTGGATTGGCCATGGGGAAGCTCTATGGGAATGATTTCAGTCAGACCACCATCTCTCGATTCGAGGCACTCAATCTTAGCTTTAAGAACATGTGCAAACTCAAACCTCTGTTGGAGAAGTGGCTGACTGACGCAGGTAACCACCACAGACAGCTGCAGATTAGAGTTATAGCTGTCAATCATACCttgtgcttaaagggatagtgtaCCCAATtctgaaaattttcattttgttccaaacctgtatgactttattttttcacaaaagatatttagaaaaatgttggCAACTAAACAGATCAAGTTCCTTCTGACTTCAATTGTATTTTTTGTTCAACACTCTCCGAAATATTTGATTTTTTGTTCCACataagaaagtaagtcatacaggatAAAtgagacaattttcattttgggtgaactgtccctttaagttccTTTCAATCTTAAAAACATGTTCTGTACATACATTAAAACTACAGTTTAAGTGGCATTTAAGCCACATCATTATTGaagaataacattttaaaaaatgtgacatTGCATTTGaattagtaaaaataatttttttaatggtttacGTAGAAACAATGTCGATGGACAGCACCTTGCCAAGCCCCAGTGCTCTTTCCTCTCCCTCGCTGGGGTTTGAGGGCCTGCCCGGTCGCCGTAGGAAGAAACGCACCAGCATTGAGACCAACGTCCGCGTCGCTCTGGAACGCAGCTTCATTACGGTCAGAACACATGATTACAAATCCATTGCACAACATACACTATCAGCAGAGCTGGGTATGCACTGATTACATGTAGTCTGGATTACGtgatcagattccaaaaattaagtacttgtaatcaGATTAAATTAGATTCaaatacttgtaatcagactacagttacttttttatggattacatattatttacacaacagcaacgatttatttaaaatgtattgattCTCTCTAATTCCTCATtttcatctttacattttcctttctaaaatagcatatattataataatttaataatgaagtattacatttgcatgttcatgagTTCTCTGATGTTCCTTCACAAACCCAGTTTTGGAAAATCATGACATAATATAATGTTCAATGCACTTTCTGTTGTTGGtaacaacaaatggaatatattttcttactcgTTGTATCTATATGGTACaatattttcctatttaatagagaaatgtaatgtaatctaaaagtagtctgattatatgaCCTAAAaggtgtaatgtaatggattacattactaactacCTTTggaagtaatctacccagctctgactatcagttaaaagtttggggttggggatttttttgttttgttttcaaaagaattctcttatgctcaccaaggctgcatttgtttggttATAAATACAGTAGAAAGAGTAATATTCCTAAATgttagtaaaatataaaacaacaaatttatatttgaatattttctataatgtaatttattcatgtgatagtAAAGATGATTTTTCAGTGGCCATTATTCTGGTGTTCAGTGTTCTTCAGAaaacaatatgctgatttggtgctcaagaaacatttctatttGCTTAAGAAAAGTTCTGTTCTGTTAagttctgaccccaaacttttgatcagtactatatgtgaccctggaccaagtcttaggtagcacaggtatgtttgtagcaaaagccaaaaatacattatattgggtcaaaatgatagatttgtcttttatgccaaaaatcattaggatattaagtgaagatcatgttccattaagacattttgtaaatttcctactgcaaatatattaaaacttaattttttatttatgcattgctaagaactttatttggacaacgttaaaggtgattttctcaatatttagattttatttgccCTCttagatagttgtatctcagccaaatattgttctatcctaacaaactgacccttatgattggttttctggtccagggtcacatataactaaATGCTTCTGAAATGAATGTCCTCAAATAATCCCATCCTAAACCTGTGTTTTCTTCATTCAGAACCAGAAGCCTACCTCAGAGGAGATCCTGCTCATCGCCGAGAAGCTCTGCATGGAGAAGGAGGTGATCCGCGTCTGGTTCTGCAACCGCCGACAGAAAGAGAAACGTATTAACCCCTCCAGTGCCACCCCTCCCTTGCCCAGCCAACCCCAGCCCACCTCGCACAAACCCCCCTGCTACAGCCCGCACATGGTACGACCCGGCTTGCTCCCTTGGCCCATACCCCCATCTCCAACCACCCTGTGCCACAACACTAATAGTTTCTCCTGCATGAGCAGACGATAATAATCACTCCCATAATGATGCATATATCATTTACTCCTGAATGTTGTTTCACCCGTCCTGCATTGCTTTGCATTTTAATCTGTAATATATCATATCTTCATAGCCAATTTATACAACTAGTTCACTGTCGTTGTCATAATACTACAAGAGGATtcagcctctgttactaattcttTTAGAGGAAAATTGTGTTTAATTGAAGTTTTGTAGCCTCTCTCCTTTTCACCCTCCGTTACACTCTGTCCATCATGTTTCCCTTTTGACCTGTGACATCATATCCGCATCTTCCTTACAGATGTCCAGTCAGGGACCATCGCAGACAGTGAGCAGTCTCGGCACAGCAGGTAGGGTGCACAAGTTGACATCTGCTGATCAGATACATACAAttatgtaatttatatatatatatatatatatatatatatatatatatatatgatggaTGCTCTATCTCTTATTATTTCCCTCTGTCAGTGACCACTATGTCATCAGTTTGCCCTTTGACCCCGAGCGGCCCCTCCTTAAGCTCTGCACCATCTCCTGTAACCCCGCCTCCCCGCAGTGATGCCAGCCCCGCCCCGCCGACTCACAGTACACTAAGTCTGAGCACAGGGTGAGTTGATTTCtctctcacatacacacacatacacacacatccaCTCAGCACATACTCATCACCTTTTACTCCCTGTGGCTCAGCAAATGTAGGTAACTGCAGTGTTTGTGTGCCAATGTATTATTGTGTGTGTGGTTTTGTCATCCGCAGTTCATGGCATAAAAAGAATGGTGACGTTTCTAACTACATCACTGACTTTGCTGCAAGTTTGAGGTGAATACAACCAGCAGAGTCTGTGTTCTTATTTGTCATTGTCAAGTATAGGAAAATGTGGATTAGGTTATTCTGGTAAATTGACAATTGTATATGGTGATAGATGcactattattatatattatgagcaattaaatacattatattaattataattattgttatagAATTTGTTATAATTAATAGTATTGCAATTTCTAAAATATTACATGTAAATATTACTTTTATCAATtttatttacagtgccttgcgaaagtattcataccccttcttttttcacgttttgttatgttcctgccttatgttaaactgctttaaattactttttccacatcaatctacactccatacaccataatgacaaagaacaaaacaggtttgtaacaacttgcaagtttattagaaataaaacactgaaattattccattgcataagtatcatacccttttctgggacacttgaaatttagctcagaggcattcatatcgcttgtagatgttactacacttcgagtgaagttaaaggggtagttcacccaaaaatgaaaatttgatgtttatctgcttacccccagggcatccaagatgtaggtgactttgtttcttcaggagaacacaaacaaagatttttaactcaaagcggtgcagtctgtcagccaaataatggcagtggatgggcaccaaacctttaaaagttaaaaaaaaacatgcacagacaaatccgaATTACACCCTGttgctcgtgacgatacactgatgtcctaagacacgaaacgatcggtttttgtaagaaactgaacagtatttacatcattttttacctttgatacacagccatgtccaactGTGCCGAGCACGAGCTCAtaatccggctcgttacatgtgaacgcgctctggcgtagtatacgcaaacgccgtaaggggaaatcagtgaaaagtcacCGGATTAGTTcgcacaagcaaacgtaatcttttagcaataaatcggtttgaacaaatccatccactgccattatttggctgacagactgcaacgctttgagttaaaaatctttgtttatgttctcctgaagaaacaaagtcacctacatcttggatgccctgggggtaagcagataaacatcaaattttaatttttgggtgaactatccctttaacatgttGCAAATTCATGAGTATGacttggaaaggcacacacccctcaataaaaggtctaacagctgaaaatgcatatcagagcaaaaaccaagctctGAGGTCAAAAGGATTGCAACAAGCCACAGATCTGGGGTagagtttagaaaaaaatctgctgcattgaaggggCACAGAAGCATGTACTCTCCATTACCCTTAacagaagaagtttgaaacaaccaagaCTCTTCCTAGAACTAGCCTCCTAGCctaactgagcaattgatggagaagggttttggctagagtggtgaccaataACCtcatggtcactctagttgagctccatgatcatatatgcagatgggagaaacttaaagaagggcaaacatcactgcaacactccactaaTCTGGGcttttatggtggtgtggcaagactcaattctctcctcagtgaagacacatgaaacaaacttggaatttgcaaaaaagcacctaaaggaccctcagactgtgagaaacaagattctctggtctgacgAACCTCAATTTCAAGTATTATATATGGAGAAAACCTGCTACTGCTCATCACCTGAACAgtagcatcccaaaagtaaagtgtgatGGTAGCAGCCTCATTCTATGGGGTTTTTCAGCAAGAGGGACTGAatgaaagctcaacacagcaaaatatggAGATCGCTTAAATGAAAActtagtccagagcattcagaacctcaatcttggcagaaggttcaccttccaacagtgTCCTTAAGCACAC encodes:
- the pou2f2b gene encoding POU domain, class 2, transcription factor 2; this encodes MFVPLPVPFVLPRTASDLHAWRLKSPLALRSHSDIRMSKPIEVENPAADSPMESTDAERNGSDSNNQVQAMKINPFSLSPTLSSSTKTKVEDCGEMSPAAVQTTPAQTALSHTQLMLTGGQLAGLTALLPAQQQLLLQQAQLLAAAVQQSHAAHAANQQQAQQQASQQAAQQQSQGQSQSTQEQTAAPVPPPPHQLPLSQPIQLTAQDIQQLLQLQQLVLVPGHTLPSPAQFLLPQTQQGQQGLLSTPNLIPLPQQNQGSLLAAPPRLSLQAQREKVAESSVNTVTSVTPHPEEPSDLEELEQFARTFKQRRIKLGFTQGDVGLAMGKLYGNDFSQTTISRFEALNLSFKNMCKLKPLLEKWLTDAETMSMDSTLPSPSALSSPSLGFEGLPGRRRKKRTSIETNVRVALERSFITNQKPTSEEILLIAEKLCMEKEVIRVWFCNRRQKEKRINPSSATPPLPSQPQPTSHKPPCYSPHMMSSQGPSQTVSSLGTAVTTMSSVCPLTPSGPSLSSAPSPVTPPPRSDASPAPPTHSTLSLSTGSWHKKNGDVSNYITDFAASLRNTLRGVNTGLNQALLGSNPLATIQALAASGGQLPISSLEGSSKVLIGGSGGQGAGLPSSLFLNHSSLLPMAAGTGMGLGGSALAKTSFPVTGGMSPSPCSSPISSCSSGELLHSPHSIGGAKIE